A window of Prolixibacter sp. SD074 contains these coding sequences:
- a CDS encoding glycoside hydrolase family 2 TIM barrel-domain containing protein, which translates to MKLRKKLNATVLSFLALCFMASYGFAQEQSATLKLVKNWTLQPYGEWSADGKLIKPDVYSPKNELKCDVPTTVFAAMVKDGKFKDPFFSDNLEKVPREWFKGKWRYSKTFDVPENLVGAYSRLCFGGINYSADVFLNGKQIASADTLKGAFQRFEIDVTGKLKKSGNLLQVMVYPPQPGDFTIGFVDWTPKVPDKNMGLWRGVKLRFNGAVSVNQPFVQSKVNTENDHEAALTIETMVVNHSKEKVKATVEAQINNVTVKKEVELQPLEKKRVVWTPEEYPALNFKNAKFWWPVTMGEPNLYTLKVSSKVGDKMSDELSQPFGIREVSSYINKEGSRAYKINGRDLQIRGGGWADDLLLRENKDNLKAQVAYTKLMNLNTIRLEGFWGESDELYKLCDENGILLMAGWSCEWEWENYVGKKCDKFGGVQTPEEIKLISNSLDDQILWLRNHPSIFVWVLGSDMLPRPALEQTYLNNLEVVDPTRPTLSACSVRTSEVTGPTAVKMNGPYDYVSPNYWYIDTKNGGAFGFNTETGPGPQIPPIETLKKMFPADKLWPINEIWNYHCGRGEFHNIDTYLKALDNRYGEAKNIDDFEMKAQMANYEAIRPMFEAFAVNKAEAGGVIQWMLNAPWPKLFWQLYDYYLTPNGATFGTLNALKPLNIIYNYGNHNIYISNDYRHSFDNLKAEVKVLDLNSKEVFNKEVPFSVKEYTSEKLLALPELKNTTPVYFADLRIVSPEGKEMAHSFYWLSQKKDVSDFDSTKWYVTPIKEYADFTALTELPKVKVEKTETVEQHGDQTWVKVTLKNPSDKLAFFIGLKAKTSQSHEMVLPVFWSDNYISLLPGEERVLTVKMNTKDLNGEKPVIEMKGYNTL; encoded by the coding sequence ATGAAATTACGAAAGAAACTCAATGCGACTGTTTTAAGTTTTTTGGCGCTCTGTTTCATGGCGAGCTATGGCTTTGCTCAGGAGCAGTCAGCTACCCTGAAACTCGTGAAGAACTGGACTCTCCAGCCTTACGGCGAATGGAGTGCCGATGGTAAGCTCATCAAGCCCGATGTGTATTCTCCTAAGAACGAACTGAAATGCGATGTGCCCACCACGGTTTTTGCCGCCATGGTGAAAGACGGCAAGTTTAAAGATCCTTTTTTTTCCGACAACCTGGAGAAGGTGCCACGTGAGTGGTTTAAAGGAAAATGGCGCTACTCCAAAACCTTCGATGTACCGGAGAATTTGGTCGGAGCATACTCCCGCCTCTGTTTCGGCGGCATTAATTACAGTGCCGACGTTTTCCTGAACGGGAAGCAAATCGCATCGGCCGATACGTTGAAAGGGGCTTTTCAGCGCTTCGAAATCGACGTAACCGGAAAACTGAAAAAGAGTGGTAACCTGTTGCAGGTGATGGTGTATCCGCCGCAGCCCGGAGATTTCACTATTGGGTTTGTAGACTGGACGCCAAAAGTGCCGGACAAGAACATGGGCCTTTGGCGCGGAGTCAAGCTTCGTTTCAATGGAGCGGTTTCAGTGAATCAGCCATTTGTACAATCAAAGGTAAATACGGAGAATGACCACGAAGCAGCACTCACCATCGAAACAATGGTTGTTAACCACTCGAAAGAGAAGGTGAAAGCTACCGTTGAGGCACAGATCAATAACGTTACCGTGAAGAAAGAGGTGGAACTACAGCCGTTGGAAAAGAAACGGGTTGTATGGACACCGGAAGAGTATCCGGCATTGAATTTCAAAAATGCCAAATTCTGGTGGCCCGTTACCATGGGCGAACCAAATCTTTATACATTGAAGGTCAGCAGTAAGGTCGGCGACAAAATGTCCGATGAACTCTCGCAACCGTTTGGTATTCGCGAGGTAAGCAGTTACATCAATAAAGAAGGTTCACGAGCTTACAAAATCAACGGACGCGACTTGCAGATACGCGGAGGCGGCTGGGCCGATGATTTGTTGTTGCGCGAAAACAAGGACAACCTGAAAGCGCAGGTTGCCTACACCAAACTGATGAACCTGAATACCATTCGGCTGGAAGGATTCTGGGGCGAAAGCGATGAACTGTACAAGCTCTGCGACGAGAACGGCATTCTGCTCATGGCTGGTTGGAGTTGCGAGTGGGAATGGGAAAATTATGTAGGTAAAAAATGTGACAAATTCGGTGGTGTACAAACACCCGAAGAGATAAAGCTTATCAGCAACTCCCTGGATGATCAAATCCTGTGGTTGCGCAATCATCCCAGCATTTTTGTGTGGGTATTGGGAAGCGATATGTTGCCGCGTCCGGCACTGGAACAAACCTATCTGAATAACCTGGAAGTGGTTGATCCGACGCGGCCTACCTTATCGGCGTGCTCGGTTCGCACCAGCGAAGTCACTGGTCCGACGGCTGTGAAGATGAATGGCCCGTACGATTATGTATCGCCGAATTACTGGTACATCGATACCAAGAACGGTGGTGCTTTCGGTTTCAATACCGAGACAGGTCCCGGTCCGCAGATTCCACCTATCGAGACATTAAAGAAGATGTTCCCCGCGGACAAACTCTGGCCGATTAACGAAATCTGGAATTACCACTGCGGTCGTGGTGAGTTTCATAACATCGATACGTACCTGAAAGCGCTAGACAATCGGTACGGTGAAGCGAAGAACATCGACGATTTTGAAATGAAAGCACAGATGGCCAATTACGAAGCCATCCGGCCCATGTTCGAAGCCTTCGCGGTGAACAAAGCCGAAGCGGGAGGCGTCATTCAATGGATGTTGAATGCACCGTGGCCGAAACTCTTCTGGCAGCTGTACGATTACTACCTGACGCCCAACGGAGCTACCTTCGGAACACTGAATGCGCTGAAGCCACTGAATATCATTTACAACTACGGAAACCACAACATCTACATTTCCAACGACTACCGGCATAGTTTCGATAATCTGAAGGCTGAAGTAAAAGTGCTGGATCTGAACTCGAAGGAAGTGTTCAACAAAGAGGTTCCTTTCTCCGTAAAGGAATATACCTCGGAGAAACTTCTGGCGTTGCCGGAACTGAAGAACACCACGCCGGTATATTTTGCCGATCTGCGCATCGTTTCCCCCGAAGGGAAGGAGATGGCTCACAGCTTTTACTGGCTGTCGCAGAAGAAAGATGTGTCGGATTTCGACAGTACCAAGTGGTACGTGACTCCGATAAAAGAATATGCCGACTTCACGGCGCTCACCGAACTGCCGAAGGTGAAAGTGGAAAAGACGGAAACGGTTGAACAGCATGGCGACCAAACCTGGGTGAAAGTGACGCTGAAGAATCCTTCGGACAAGCTGGCGTTCTTCATCGGCTTGAAAGCCAAAACCAGCCAGTCACACGAAATGGTATTGCCGGTTTTCTGGAGCGACAACTACATTTCACTCCTTCCGGGAGAAGAGCGGGTGTTGACGGTGAAGATGAACACCAAAGATCTGAACGGCGAAAAGCCGGTAATTGAGATGAAAGGTTACAATACGCTTTAA
- a CDS encoding sugar-binding domain-containing protein — MKGLVKAFIFIFLVSILSSCTHQIENYRSDIHLSGTWQFQLDSTNVGIKGKWFSTALSDSIKLPGTTDSNRKGILNTDSTTMHLSRVYRYEGSAWYRKTVDIPENWSDKHIRFVMERTKPSKVWIDGHYIGESILLESPQKYDVSAYLTPGRHAITVRIDNDLKLTPYGNVHIYSDDTQTNWNGIIGNIYLEASPKTYISDLQVYPDIDQKKIRVKMAIDNQLKLDKVDVELRVTKMLDGNVTTLKPAHFQMNCDSVIHLEYTLGNNMDLWDEYHQPLYHLNAIISHSDIKDNMEVPFGMRKFTAKGTKFAINGRITFLRGKHDACVFPLTGYPPMDVKGWMRVLKIAKSYGINHYRFHTWCPPEAAFEAADKVGIYMEPELPFWGGLESDTLAFRLKAEGLALLKNYANHPSFVMLSPGNELWGNLDKVGELIADLKKADDRPLYTQGSNDNIGYSGPLPVEDFHVAARTPYAHDTTLTHVRLTQAFVDSRDGGILNTEQPSTMINFDYPVSQIMIPLISHEVGQYQIYPNYNEIKKYTGILKPRNLEVFRERLKKAGMLDQYSAFTKASGAWSALCYRAEIEAALRTKGLAGFQLLDLQDYPGQGTALVGMLDAFMDSKHVIARDEWRHFCNDVVPMLVFKKYCWIVNETFTAAVEVANYSNRDLKQLLKWTVSDQQGKVIKSGSFIKPDISMGGVDSVGEIHIPLSEVTVPQKLTVTLSIEGTDYRNTYPVWVYPELKKVQPAEGIYVASKLDNELFDKLNKGEKVLLFPSRESVKRNSVDGLFPPDFWNYNMFKGISERIKKPVSPGTLGILTNPEHPLFNHFPTDFHTNWQWWSIIKHSNPLNLNQTAKNYRPIVQVIDNLQRNDKFGLIFEYKIGNGKLLVCMSRLNEIKDDPAAVQLYRSIVDYMESDAFHPIAVLDKNQLRGLIQ; from the coding sequence ATGAAAGGACTCGTCAAAGCATTCATCTTCATCTTTCTCGTAAGTATTCTTTCTTCATGTACTCATCAGATAGAGAATTATCGTTCAGACATTCACTTATCCGGTACCTGGCAGTTTCAGCTGGACTCAACCAATGTGGGGATAAAGGGAAAGTGGTTTTCAACAGCGCTGAGCGATTCCATAAAACTTCCGGGTACAACCGATTCCAACCGGAAAGGAATTTTGAACACCGACTCCACTACCATGCATCTGAGTCGTGTGTACCGTTACGAGGGTTCGGCCTGGTACCGGAAAACAGTCGATATTCCGGAGAATTGGAGCGATAAGCACATCCGTTTTGTGATGGAGCGAACCAAGCCTTCGAAGGTGTGGATTGACGGACACTACATCGGCGAATCCATCCTGCTGGAATCTCCACAGAAATACGATGTCTCGGCTTATCTGACTCCGGGTCGGCATGCCATTACCGTTCGGATTGATAATGATTTGAAGCTGACGCCTTACGGGAATGTACACATCTATTCCGACGATACACAGACCAACTGGAACGGTATTATCGGGAATATTTACCTGGAAGCGTCACCCAAAACCTACATTTCCGACCTGCAGGTTTATCCGGACATCGACCAGAAGAAAATCAGGGTAAAGATGGCCATCGATAATCAACTGAAGCTGGATAAAGTCGATGTGGAACTGAGGGTGACCAAGATGTTAGATGGAAATGTGACAACGCTGAAGCCGGCGCATTTTCAAATGAACTGTGATTCGGTCATCCACTTGGAATACACGTTGGGTAACAACATGGATTTATGGGATGAGTATCATCAGCCACTTTACCATCTTAATGCCATTATCAGCCATAGCGATATCAAAGACAATATGGAGGTTCCTTTCGGGATGCGGAAATTTACGGCCAAAGGAACCAAATTCGCCATCAACGGTCGAATTACCTTCCTGCGCGGGAAACACGATGCCTGTGTCTTTCCGTTAACCGGATATCCGCCCATGGATGTGAAAGGCTGGATGCGGGTACTGAAAATCGCCAAATCATACGGCATTAACCACTATCGTTTTCATACATGGTGCCCGCCGGAGGCTGCTTTTGAGGCGGCCGATAAAGTCGGAATATACATGGAACCGGAACTACCCTTTTGGGGCGGACTGGAATCGGATACGCTGGCTTTTCGCTTGAAGGCTGAAGGCTTAGCGTTGCTGAAAAACTATGCCAATCATCCCTCGTTTGTTATGCTATCGCCTGGGAACGAATTGTGGGGCAATCTTGATAAGGTGGGTGAACTGATTGCTGACTTGAAAAAGGCTGACGACCGCCCTTTGTACACACAAGGCTCGAACGACAACATCGGATACTCAGGACCCCTGCCTGTTGAGGATTTCCATGTGGCTGCCCGGACACCATACGCGCACGACACTACGTTGACGCATGTGAGACTTACCCAGGCTTTTGTCGATTCGCGTGATGGTGGCATCCTGAATACAGAACAGCCATCAACGATGATCAACTTCGATTATCCCGTGTCGCAAATTATGATTCCACTGATTAGTCATGAAGTCGGGCAATACCAGATTTATCCCAATTACAATGAAATCAAGAAATATACAGGTATCCTGAAGCCTCGTAACCTGGAAGTTTTTCGCGAAAGGTTGAAGAAGGCGGGAATGCTGGATCAGTATAGCGCATTTACCAAAGCATCCGGTGCCTGGTCGGCTTTGTGTTACCGGGCTGAAATCGAAGCGGCATTACGCACCAAAGGGCTGGCCGGTTTTCAGCTGCTCGATTTGCAGGATTATCCCGGACAGGGAACAGCGCTGGTGGGAATGCTCGATGCCTTCATGGATAGTAAGCACGTGATTGCCCGTGACGAGTGGCGGCACTTTTGCAACGATGTGGTTCCGATGCTGGTATTTAAGAAATACTGTTGGATCGTTAACGAAACGTTTACGGCCGCAGTGGAAGTGGCCAACTATTCGAACCGGGATTTGAAACAGCTACTGAAATGGACGGTTTCAGATCAACAAGGGAAGGTCATCAAATCGGGAAGCTTCATTAAACCTGATATTTCTATGGGAGGAGTTGACAGTGTAGGAGAGATTCATATTCCGCTTTCAGAGGTAACCGTGCCTCAGAAATTAACCGTTACCTTAAGCATCGAAGGAACCGATTACCGGAACACTTATCCGGTGTGGGTTTACCCCGAACTGAAAAAGGTACAGCCGGCGGAGGGTATTTACGTCGCCTCGAAACTGGACAACGAACTATTCGATAAACTCAATAAAGGAGAGAAAGTATTACTCTTTCCTTCGCGGGAATCGGTGAAAAGAAACAGTGTGGATGGTTTGTTTCCACCCGATTTCTGGAACTACAATATGTTTAAGGGAATCAGTGAGCGGATAAAGAAACCGGTTTCGCCCGGTACGCTGGGTATTTTGACCAATCCGGAACATCCGCTGTTCAACCATTTCCCCACAGACTTTCACACCAACTGGCAGTGGTGGTCTATTATCAAACACAGCAATCCGTTAAATCTGAATCAAACGGCGAAAAACTACCGCCCCATCGTTCAGGTCATCGATAATTTGCAACGGAACGATAAGTTCGGGTTGATATTTGAGTACAAAATAGGCAACGGAAAGCTGTTGGTTTGCATGTCGAGGTTGAATGAAATAAAGGATGACCCGGCAGCGGTGCAACTGTATCGTTCCATTGTTGACTACATGGAATCGGACGCATTTCATCCAATCGCAGTACTGGACAAAAATCAACTTCGTGGTCTGATACAATAA
- a CDS encoding MFS transporter: MKRNYYMVALVFIVFFVISFITNILGSINPNVSDSFHLSGAMTGLLPFSFFIAYGLMSIPSGMLVERYKEKISMSGGWIVATIGAFVFALFPSYPVFLGSLFFIGAAMALMQVVINPLLRVSGGEEQFAFYSVFAQLVFGGASFLSPYVYSYLVLNLDKSGPQSNWFLQILADITPEHLPWVSLYWVFGIITLLMIVIILVSRFPKVERKEDETTGAWAIHKELLKNKTVILFFFGIFAYVGTEQGIANWISEFLRTYHGLRPEVEGAAAVGWFWGMLTIGCLLGMLLLKFIDSKLVLRIFVILALITLTATLFGNEQMAVYGFPALGFTLSVMWSITVSLALNSVAKYHGTFSGILMSGIAGGALVSLLIGGLKDMIGLRQGMFVLYLTLGYLLYISFWAKPLITNKTIQLKKQ; this comes from the coding sequence ATGAAACGGAACTATTACATGGTGGCCCTGGTGTTCATCGTTTTCTTTGTGATTTCTTTTATTACCAATATTCTGGGATCGATTAATCCCAATGTGTCAGACAGTTTTCATCTGAGTGGCGCCATGACCGGTTTGTTGCCCTTCTCTTTTTTCATCGCTTACGGACTGATGTCTATCCCGTCGGGAATGCTGGTGGAGCGCTACAAAGAGAAAATCAGCATGAGCGGCGGATGGATTGTCGCGACCATTGGAGCGTTTGTCTTCGCCCTGTTTCCCAGCTATCCGGTTTTTCTCGGCTCGTTGTTTTTTATCGGCGCTGCCATGGCCCTAATGCAGGTAGTCATTAATCCATTGCTGCGTGTATCAGGAGGAGAGGAGCAATTTGCCTTTTATTCCGTGTTCGCACAGTTGGTTTTCGGCGGAGCATCGTTCCTGAGTCCGTATGTCTATTCTTACCTGGTGCTCAACTTGGATAAGAGTGGACCGCAGTCCAACTGGTTCCTGCAAATTCTGGCCGACATCACGCCCGAACATTTACCATGGGTATCGCTCTACTGGGTGTTTGGCATCATCACGCTGCTGATGATCGTAATCATTTTAGTATCGCGTTTCCCGAAGGTGGAACGAAAGGAAGATGAAACAACCGGAGCATGGGCCATTCACAAAGAGCTTCTGAAAAACAAAACAGTTATCCTCTTTTTCTTCGGCATCTTTGCTTACGTAGGAACGGAACAGGGCATTGCCAACTGGATTTCGGAATTCCTGCGCACTTATCACGGTCTGCGTCCAGAAGTGGAAGGAGCGGCAGCTGTTGGATGGTTCTGGGGAATGCTCACCATCGGTTGTCTGCTGGGGATGCTGTTGCTGAAGTTCATTGATAGCAAACTGGTGTTACGCATCTTCGTCATCCTGGCCCTGATAACCTTAACAGCAACCCTTTTTGGTAATGAACAAATGGCCGTGTATGGTTTCCCGGCATTGGGATTTACCCTTTCGGTGATGTGGTCGATTACGGTTTCGCTGGCGCTGAACAGTGTGGCCAAGTACCACGGCACGTTCTCCGGCATACTGATGAGCGGTATTGCGGGCGGAGCATTGGTATCGCTGCTCATTGGCGGATTGAAAGATATGATTGGTTTGCGGCAGGGGATGTTTGTTCTTTATCTCACACTGGGCTATCTTCTGTACATCAGTTTTTGGGCCAAGCCGTTGATAACCAATAAAACCATTCAATTAAAAAAACAATAG